The following proteins are encoded in a genomic region of Nicotiana sylvestris chromosome 4, ASM39365v2, whole genome shotgun sequence:
- the LOC104235716 gene encoding disease resistance protein RPP13-like encodes MVDAIVSFAVQKLGDFLIQEVALFRSLREDVQWLRNELLFMQSFLKDAEQKQNEDQKVEQWVFEINSIANDAVAILETYTFESDKGSDPGFASRLMACACICRKETKFYKVVKEIQSFKQRIMDISRKRETYGIRDINNTREGPSNQSAMVRTLRRTTSYIDDDHIFVGFRDVVESLLAELLKEEPRRSVISIYGMGGLGKTTLARNLYNSPNVVSSFQTRTWICVSQEYNTMDLLRNIIKSIQGRTKESLDLLEKMTETDLEIHLRDLLKVRKYLVVVDDVWQREAWESLKRAFPDSKNGSKVIITTRKEDVAKRADDKGFVYKLRFLSEEESWDLFCRKLLDVQAMVPAMGRLAKDMVDKCGGLPLAIVVLSGLLSHKRGREEWQKVKDHLWQHMKDDSIEISYILSLSYNDLSTSLKQCFLYFGIFPEDSMVGVEKIMWLWMAEGFIPRGEERMEDVAECFLHELIRRSLIQVVDTFWEKVIKCKIHDLVRDLAVQKALEVNFFDIYDRRKHSISSLSLRHVIHGQAQRYLSLDFSNLKLRSIMFLDRDFGKLDLLKFRNVFQHLYVLNLDLTICHCTKLPDAIGSLYHLKFLSLIAPDPINLPSSIGNLKNLQTLINLFDDGSGSKAYGSLPPETSNLIKLRHLIAFYSPPLQLSKLTSLQVLKYICCDQWKDFDPVDLVNLGELDMRNIKKSYSLNNISSLKNLSTLILGCASGESFPALEYLTTCQNLHELWLDGRIEILPQFPNSITMVVLLYSKLMEDPMPMLGMLPSLRNLDLVEAYEGKEITCKGNSFSQLEFLRLDSLWNLERWHLATNAMPLIKGFGIHDCPKLKEIPKRMKDVAILERLKSIPVELWI; translated from the exons ATGGTTGATGCCATTGTATCATTTGCTGTTCAAAAACTGGGCGATTTCCTCATACAAGAAGTTGCCCTGTTTAGAAGTCTGAGAGAGGATGTGCAGTGGCTGAGAAATGAGCTGCTCTTCATGCAATCTTTCCTCAAAGATGCAGAACAAAAACAAAATGAAGATCAAAAAGTTGAACAATGGGTGTTTGAGATCAACTCTATTGCTAATGACGCTGTCGCTATACTCGAGACTTACACCTTTGAGTCTGATAAAGGTAGTGACCCTGGATTTGCTAGCCGTCTGATGGCTTGCGCCTGCATATGTAGGAAGGAGACCAAATTCTACAAAGTCGTCAAGGAGATCCAATCATTCAAGCAGCGAATCATGGATATATCTCGCAAACGGGAGACATATGGTATTAGAGACATCAACAATACACGAGAAGGGCCAAGTAATCAGTCCGCTATGGTTAGAACATTGAGGAGAACTACCTCGTATATAGATGACGATCATATTTTTGTTGGCTTTCGGGATGTTGTAGAAAGCTTGCTAGCTGAACTTCTCAAAGAAGAGCCTCGTCGAAGTGTCATCTCCATTTATGGTATGGGTGGTTTAGGCAAGACTACTCTTGCAAGAAACCTCTACAACTCTCCTAATGTAGTCTCTAGCTTCCAAACACGCACTTGGATATGTGTTTCTCAAGAGTACAACACCATGGATCTCCTTAGGAATATCATAAAATCCATCCAAGGTCGCACAAAGGAAAGTCTGGATTTGTTGGAAAAGATGACAGAGACGGATCTAGAAATTCACCTTCGTGACCTCTTGAAAGTTCGCAAATATCTTGTGGTGGTTGATGATGTATGGCAGAGAGAGGCATGGGAAAGTTTGAAAAGAGCCTTCCCAGATAGCAAGAATGGCAGCAAAGTTATTATTACCACACGCAAGGAGGATGTTGCTAAAAGAGCAGATGACAAAGGTTTTGTCTATAAACTTCGTTTCCTTAGCGAAGAAGAGAGTTGGGACCTCTTTTGCAGGAAACTACTTGATGTTCAGGCAATGGTCCCAGCAATGGGAAGGTTAGCTAAAGATATGGTGGACAAGTGTGGAGGCTTACCTCTTGCAATTGTTGTATTAAGCGGGCTACTTTCTCATAAAAGGGGGCGAGAAGAATGGCAAAAGGTGAAGGACCACCTTTGGCAGCATATGAAAGATGACTCGATTGAAATCTCCTATATACTCTCATTGAGCTACAACGATTTGTCAACTTCACTCAAACAGTGTTTTCTTTACTTTGGTATTTTTCCAGAAGATAGTATGGTCGGTGTTGAAAAGATAATGTGGTTGTGGATGGCCGAAGGATTCATACCAAGAGGAGAAGAAAGAATGGAGGATGTTGCTGAATGCTTCCTACATGAGCTTATAAGACGAAGCTTGATTCAAGTCGTAGATACATTTTGGGAAAAAGTTATTAAATGCAAGATTCATGATCTAGTTCGGGATCTTGCCGTGCAAAAGGCATTGGAGGTGAACTTTTTTGACATTTATGATCGAAGAAAGCACTCCATATCCTCCTTATCTCTAAGACATGTCATTCATGGTCAAGCACAAAGGTATCTCTCACTTGATTTCTCCAACTTGAAATTAAGGTCAATTATGTTTCTAGATCGAGATTTTGGTAAGCTGGATCTTTTAAAGTTTCGTAATGTGTTCCAACATTTATATGTGTTGAACTTGGATCTGACGATTTGTCATTGCACTAAACTACCTGATGCCATAGGAAGTTTGTACCACCTCAAGTTCTTAAGCTTGATAGCTCCCGATCCGATTAATCTCCCCTCCTCCATTGGCAATCTCAAGAATTTACAGACACTCATCAATCTCTTTGATGATGGAAGTGGTTCAAAAGCCTACGGCTCACTACCTCCCGAGACATCTAACCTAATTAAGCTGAGACATTTAATTGCTTTCTATTCACCACCTCTGCAACTTAGCAAACTCACTAGCCTTCAAGTTCTTAAATACATTTGTTGTGATCAGTGGAAAGATTTTGACCCTGTAGATttagtcaatcttggagaattaGACATGCGTAATATTAAGAAATCTTACTCCTTGAATAACATTAGCAGCTTGAAAAACCTTAGCACTCTCATATTGGGTTGTGCAAGTGGTGAATCATTCCCAGCCCTTGAATATCTTACTACTTGTCAAAATCTACACGAATTGTGGTTAGATGGGAGAATAGAAATACTGCCTCAGTTTCCAAATTCCATCACAATGGTGGTCCTTTTGTATTCGAAACTCATGGAAGATCCGATGCCTATGCTGGGAATGTTGCCAAGCCTAAGGAATCTCGATCTAGTGGAAGCTTATGAAGGAAAAGAAATAACTTGCAAAGGTAACAGCTTTAGTCAACTGGAGTTCCTTCGTCTTGATAGTCTTTGGAACCTAGAAAGATGGCATTTAGCCACAAATGCTATGCCTCTGATTAAAGGCTTTGGTATCCATGACTGTCCAAAGCTCAAGGAGATTCCCAAGAGAATGAAAGACGTTGCTATCCTGGAGAGGTTGAAGTCAATTCCTGTTGAG CTTTGGATTTAG